The Sulfurimonas hydrogeniphila genome includes a window with the following:
- a CDS encoding bacteriohemerythrin gives MIVQEELSMVAVPSMNDTHLEESLLINKLETAAGSNDIESTLATLKELLAHTSIHFSEEESMMQETKFPSYNSHKAEHDRHLSELAHIIKYFEEKKDTNAIMAYIKGNLKAWMLDHVKTMDTLMAEHFQSANS, from the coding sequence TTGATTGTACAAGAAGAACTTTCGATGGTAGCAGTACCGAGCATGAATGACACACACCTGGAGGAAAGTCTTCTTATAAACAAACTTGAGACAGCTGCAGGCAGCAACGATATAGAATCAACGCTTGCAACGCTCAAGGAGCTTCTTGCACATACTTCCATACATTTTTCAGAAGAAGAAAGTATGATGCAGGAAACAAAATTTCCATCATATAACTCACATAAAGCAGAACATGACAGACATTTAAGCGAGCTTGCGCATATCATTAAGTATTTTGAAGAAAAAAAAGATACGAATGCGATTATGGCTTACATAAAGGGGAATTTAAAAGCATGGATGCTTGATCATGTTAAAACAATGGATACGCTGATGGCGGAGCATTTTCAATCAGCTAATTCTTAA
- a CDS encoding BrnT family toxin encodes MKFEYDDTKSQINKEKHGIDFVEAQKLWQDEDALVVPANIVDNEIRYALISKILTKCFVVIFTIREDTNRIISVRRCRKNEEKNYENNNC; translated from the coding sequence GTGAAATTTGAGTATGATGATACGAAAAGTCAAATCAATAAAGAGAAACATGGCATAGATTTTGTAGAAGCTCAAAAGCTTTGGCAAGATGAGGATGCACTTGTTGTTCCTGCTAACATTGTTGATAATGAAATTCGCTATGCACTCATCTCAAAAATACTCACAAAATGTTTTGTTGTAATATTTACTATAAGAGAAGACACAAATAGAATTATTAGTGTTCGAAGATGTAGGAAAAATGAGGAGAAGAATTATGAAAACAATAACTGCTAA
- a CDS encoding group III truncated hemoglobin, whose product MLYDTVDRAKVEEMVHRFYADVLKDDILSPYFTKALGSDLKSGKWHEHLNTLIGFWLLMMNAEIGYKGDPFPPHAFLGQMYRETFERWLMLFKNVVDTMFTPEIAQRFYKKADILAEQFIDNLDIDEEEEE is encoded by the coding sequence ATGCTTTATGATACCGTAGACAGAGCTAAGGTAGAAGAGATGGTACATCGGTTTTATGCTGATGTACTCAAAGATGATATTTTAAGCCCTTATTTTACAAAAGCGCTGGGAAGTGATTTGAAGAGTGGAAAATGGCATGAACATTTAAATACATTAATTGGGTTTTGGCTACTGATGATGAATGCAGAAATTGGTTACAAGGGTGATCCCTTCCCTCCGCATGCATTTTTGGGGCAGATGTACAGAGAAACATTTGAACGCTGGCTGATGCTTTTTAAAAATGTTGTTGATACTATGTTTACTCCTGAAATTGCTCAAAGGTTTTACAAAAAAGCAGATATTTTAGCTGAACAGTTTATTGACAATTTGGATATAGATGAAGAAGAGGAAGAGTAG
- a CDS encoding ISAs1 family transposase has product MQVLLEEFRQLPDYRKNKVRYTHPGEILFLSLLALLSGAGSYEDIATWMKERKRELSKFLGRAFKAPAYTTIRNTFLGIDTQAVEKMQQKWIHQLSNTPKDSQTLTIVATDGKTMRGSANKEMSEKARHIVSLFLTESKLTLAQAQVQEKTNEIPALVELLDALNLTNCVITMDAMHTQKKH; this is encoded by the coding sequence ATGCAAGTATTATTGGAAGAGTTTAGACAACTACCAGATTATAGAAAAAATAAAGTGCGATACACACATCCAGGAGAGATATTATTTTTATCACTTTTGGCTCTCCTTTCAGGTGCCGGGAGCTATGAAGATATTGCAACATGGATGAAAGAGAGAAAAAGAGAACTCTCTAAATTTTTGGGTCGTGCTTTTAAAGCTCCGGCATATACAACAATAAGAAATACATTTTTGGGAATTGATACACAAGCAGTAGAGAAGATGCAACAAAAATGGATTCATCAACTTTCAAATACTCCAAAAGATTCACAAACATTGACAATAGTTGCAACAGATGGGAAAACCATGAGAGGTTCTGCAAATAAAGAGATGAGTGAGAAAGCCAGACATATAGTTTCGCTCTTTCTAACAGAATCTAAACTTACATTGGCACAAGCCCAGGTACAAGAGAAAACAAACGAGATTCCCGCACTTGTTGAACTATTAGATGCTTTAAACCTCACAAATTGTGTGATTACCATGGATGCTATGCATACTCAAAAAAAACATTGA
- a CDS encoding thioredoxin family protein: protein MEIIKIVCSECNTLNSSKGESKEETVICKQCHSELDNPFVVEVDDENCMLHIKENSIAVLVDFYSTACGPCMAMYEDYEDAALGFGSTVRFLKINADKHQKAAKEYGVGALPTIIAFKEGEEVGRISQQLSQVELSLWAQDLQTLYL, encoded by the coding sequence GTGGAAATTATTAAAATAGTATGTTCAGAGTGCAACACTCTTAACAGTAGCAAAGGTGAATCCAAAGAAGAAACCGTTATCTGTAAACAATGCCACTCAGAACTCGACAATCCTTTTGTTGTTGAAGTAGATGATGAAAACTGCATGCTGCACATCAAAGAAAACAGTATTGCGGTATTGGTTGATTTTTATTCTACTGCCTGTGGTCCGTGTATGGCAATGTATGAAGACTATGAAGATGCGGCACTTGGTTTTGGATCGACAGTAAGGTTTTTAAAAATAAATGCCGACAAACATCAAAAAGCAGCAAAAGAGTATGGAGTCGGTGCGCTTCCAACCATTATTGCCTTCAAAGAAGGAGAAGAAGTCGGCCGTATCAGCCAACAGCTCTCTCAGGTTGAGCTTAGTCTTTGGGCACAAGACCTACAAACATTATACCTGTGA
- the brnA gene encoding type II toxin-antitoxin system BrnA family antitoxin has product MKTITAKEFDEKFDNGEDISEYLDFSQATRPNALKTDTKKVNVDFPQWVIDSLDKEAKKIGVTRQSIIKVWIAERLKEETRHLQVS; this is encoded by the coding sequence ATGAAAACAATAACTGCTAAAGAGTTTGATGAGAAGTTTGATAATGGTGAAGACATAAGTGAATATCTTGATTTTTCACAAGCTACCAGACCTAATGCTCTTAAAACAGATACAAAAAAAGTTAATGTAGATTTCCCACAATGGGTTATAGACTCTTTAGACAAAGAAGCAAAAAAGATAGGTGTAACTAGACAGTCTATCATTAAAGTTTGGATTGCTGAAAGGCTTAAAGAAGAAACTAGGCACTTACAAGTAAGTTAA
- a CDS encoding ISAs1 family transposase: MFNTSLEDAKPIDTYAHYEHNTHGRYEERVCEVYDDLYQIKKSWLSVKRVVKITATTLSYGKHTTEYHYYISSLDVDAKTFAHIIRSHWKIENSLHYVKDVSFDEDSSRVRTGQAPLISTMLRSLAINIMNINKISNIKKARKVFGWSPHKLFSLSSRLG, translated from the coding sequence ATATTCAATACCTCTCTTGAAGATGCTAAGCCAATAGATACTTATGCCCATTATGAGCATAACACTCATGGGAGATATGAAGAGAGGGTTTGTGAAGTCTATGATGACCTCTATCAAATCAAAAAGAGTTGGTTATCTGTAAAAAGGGTTGTAAAGATTACAGCAACAACACTATCGTATGGAAAACATACGACAGAGTATCATTACTATATTTCAAGTCTTGATGTAGATGCAAAAACTTTTGCACATATTATCAGGAGCCATTGGAAAATTGAGAACTCTTTACACTATGTAAAAGATGTCAGTTTCGATGAGGATAGCTCAAGAGTTCGCACAGGTCAAGCACCTTTAATCTCTACAATGTTAAGAAGTCTTGCCATAAATATCATGAATATTAACAAAATCTCCAATATTAAAAAAGCCAGAAAGGTTTTTGGATGGAGTCCTCATAAGCTTTTCAGTCTTAGTAGTAGACTTGGGTGA
- a CDS encoding AAA family ATPase, translated as MPNLKELAQAAMDKEEKNKPSLAELAQAAVEKHEKIIEDNYAKKLAQADKEPVAQAVNNIELARTLKEKLSKELFGQEQAINTVVNSMKNDISENKKAPKATYLFLGSPATGKTFLAELMSEHLPKYKIMKFDMTQYHQQNGGELYGYPAGWKGYGVGQLTGFVHRNPKAIIVLDAFEKCDNIIQSNLLGIFEGGQLRDGCGWDKVTDAPCSEDPDIIYNEENANYMVDFTQAIFIITTSLGKELYLDNRFKDLVKQDYIQAESMILEAIRRERKRDSRSGGWQEAILPELVSRFSQANICLFNKLNYDAYANIAKKVFLQYKDGFKEKYNIEFSVEENFDDFLKIQILNFAPELDARRIKDKVSTTFFDRITAYIMDSGIQTGEFVKIKVSLSKSSLNYLNETVNPLIKDETLVKELFRKNITLDVEDSITSKRGVISYKIFNIRFKQVTKIKDFSEDGLVFDIPNVSFDDIAGHYKAKQRLQEVINFFKEPRLLESFDVAPPKGMLLYGPPGTGKTMLAKAFAKEAELPFIAITGLELLDPVKTKQVFSKAKEYAPAIVFIDEIDTIGKRGGENGKEVPINKLLSEIDGFSDTKGENIFVIAATNYKENIDSAIIRPGRIEIHIEVNNLDKDAREYFLNKIIQNKPSSGSFDMSRLLMHTAGFTGSQLELLSKEASFYCLRHGLPAITQEILVEQINAIKYGEKQTYLSAEQIFEETAIYEAGRAVASRILMPHIHIEHISLTPRDNNEHFISHDYNEIQDNMTVKDFKNRILVSLAGRTSQIKRFGSSDGMNSGALNDLQQATHDAYKAIAHYGMDKEVGYININGIMDAQKGSGVSKDTEHYHTKIDKALERWMNEGEENIKNFIDEHWNVIEKLASLLLEKEIIYEDELDTIIGLSLKK; from the coding sequence ATGCCAAATTTAAAAGAGTTAGCCCAAGCAGCTATGGACAAAGAAGAAAAGAACAAACCGAGTTTAGCAGAACTGGCACAGGCAGCAGTAGAAAAACATGAAAAAATCATTGAAGACAACTATGCAAAAAAATTGGCGCAGGCAGACAAAGAACCAGTTGCTCAAGCAGTCAACAATATAGAGCTTGCAAGAACTTTAAAGGAAAAACTTTCAAAAGAACTTTTTGGACAGGAACAGGCTATAAATACTGTTGTCAACAGTATGAAAAATGATATCAGTGAAAATAAAAAAGCCCCGAAAGCTACATACCTCTTTTTGGGTTCTCCTGCAACCGGAAAAACTTTTTTGGCTGAGCTTATGAGTGAACATCTGCCAAAATATAAAATCATGAAGTTTGATATGACACAGTACCATCAACAAAATGGTGGTGAACTCTATGGCTATCCTGCCGGATGGAAAGGCTACGGTGTCGGTCAACTGACAGGCTTTGTACACAGAAATCCCAAAGCGATTATAGTGCTTGATGCTTTTGAAAAATGTGACAACATAATTCAGAGTAATCTTCTGGGTATATTTGAAGGCGGCCAGTTACGTGACGGCTGTGGATGGGACAAGGTTACAGATGCTCCCTGCAGTGAAGATCCAGACATTATATACAATGAAGAAAACGCCAACTATATGGTTGATTTTACACAGGCAATTTTTATCATCACTACCAGTCTCGGAAAAGAGCTTTATCTTGACAACCGTTTTAAAGACCTTGTAAAACAGGATTATATTCAGGCTGAATCTATGATTCTTGAAGCCATTAGACGTGAAAGAAAAAGGGACAGCAGAAGCGGTGGCTGGCAGGAAGCAATTTTGCCGGAACTGGTTTCCAGGTTTTCGCAGGCGAATATCTGTCTTTTTAACAAACTGAACTACGATGCCTATGCGAATATTGCAAAAAAAGTATTTTTACAATATAAAGACGGATTCAAAGAAAAATACAACATTGAATTTTCAGTTGAAGAGAACTTCGATGATTTTTTAAAAATACAAATACTGAACTTTGCTCCGGAACTGGATGCAAGACGTATAAAAGACAAAGTCAGCACCACTTTTTTTGACAGAATTACCGCATACATAATGGACTCAGGCATACAAACCGGTGAGTTTGTTAAAATTAAAGTCTCCCTCTCAAAAAGTTCCCTCAATTATCTCAACGAAACAGTCAATCCTCTTATAAAAGATGAAACACTGGTAAAAGAACTTTTCAGAAAAAACATTACACTTGATGTAGAAGACAGTATTACCAGCAAGCGGGGCGTTATAAGCTATAAGATTTTTAATATTAGATTTAAACAGGTGACAAAGATCAAAGACTTCAGTGAAGACGGATTGGTTTTTGACATACCGAATGTCTCTTTTGATGATATAGCAGGACATTATAAAGCAAAACAGAGACTGCAGGAGGTCATTAACTTTTTTAAAGAGCCCAGGCTTTTAGAGAGTTTTGATGTTGCACCGCCAAAAGGTATGCTTCTTTACGGACCGCCGGGAACAGGGAAGACAATGCTGGCAAAAGCTTTTGCCAAAGAAGCCGAGTTGCCTTTTATTGCTATAACCGGGCTTGAACTTCTTGACCCTGTAAAAACAAAACAGGTTTTCAGCAAAGCAAAAGAGTATGCACCTGCTATTGTCTTTATAGATGAAATAGATACCATTGGCAAACGCGGCGGAGAAAATGGAAAAGAGGTTCCAATAAACAAGCTTCTCTCCGAAATAGATGGTTTTTCTGATACAAAAGGTGAAAATATTTTTGTTATAGCGGCAACCAACTATAAAGAAAACATTGACAGTGCAATCATCAGACCCGGTCGTATTGAAATTCACATTGAAGTAAACAATCTTGACAAAGATGCCAGAGAGTATTTTTTAAATAAAATCATACAAAACAAACCTTCAAGCGGTTCTTTTGATATGAGCAGACTGCTTATGCACACTGCAGGATTCACCGGTTCACAACTTGAATTGTTAAGCAAAGAAGCCTCATTTTACTGCTTAAGACATGGCTTGCCTGCTATAACACAGGAAATTTTGGTTGAACAAATCAATGCTATTAAGTATGGCGAAAAACAGACCTATCTCTCTGCGGAACAGATATTTGAAGAGACAGCTATTTATGAAGCAGGACGCGCTGTTGCATCCAGGATACTGATGCCTCATATCCATATAGAACATATAAGCTTGACGCCTCGGGACAACAATGAGCATTTTATTTCTCATGATTATAATGAAATTCAGGACAATATGACCGTAAAAGATTTTAAAAACAGAATATTGGTCTCCCTGGCAGGCAGGACTTCACAGATTAAGCGTTTTGGCAGCAGTGACGGAATGAATTCCGGTGCGTTAAATGATTTGCAACAGGCTACACATGATGCCTATAAAGCAATAGCACATTATGGAATGGACAAAGAGGTCGGCTACATTAATATCAACGGAATTATGGATGCACAAAAAGGAAGCGGTGTCAGTAAAGATACAGAGCACTACCATACAAAAATCGACAAAGCACTTGAAAGATGGATGAATGAGGGTGAGGAAAATATTAAAAACTTTATTGATGAACACTGGAATGTTATCGAAAAGCTCGCATCTCTTCTTCTTGAAAAAGAGATTATTTATGAGGATGAGCTCGATACAATTATAGGTCTATCTCTGAAAAAATAA
- a CDS encoding bacteriohemerythrin, with protein sequence MLIKPHEVQQVSNEVINMLHDEEIEIINSFYDAVVAKDIEKIDELFKVVLFDVEDHFQTEEEMMKQNNYTNYQVHKNDHDTMREKIAKFFERWLVLKSPLELQDFLETDFKKWLVLHVSKWDSEMALHLGHAM encoded by the coding sequence ATGCTGATTAAACCGCATGAGGTACAACAGGTAAGCAATGAAGTGATTAATATGCTTCATGACGAGGAAATTGAGATTATTAACAGTTTTTATGATGCAGTCGTGGCAAAAGATATAGAAAAAATTGATGAGCTTTTTAAAGTTGTTTTGTTTGATGTTGAAGACCATTTTCAGACAGAAGAAGAGATGATGAAACAAAATAATTATACCAATTACCAAGTTCACAAGAATGACCATGATACAATGAGAGAAAAGATTGCAAAGTTTTTTGAAAGATGGCTTGTTTTGAAAAGTCCCCTTGAACTGCAGGATTTTTTAGAAACTGATTTCAAAAAGTGGCTGGTTTTACATGTATCCAAATGGGATTCGGAGATGGCCTTGCATTTGGGACATGCAATGTAG
- a CDS encoding ankyrin repeat domain-containing protein, translated as MKNKFTLFIKISLYIFFMFSNGYAGNNPNLENNEPEIFKAIDSKDYKKLNQLLKNGVSPCIKKITYKKKAVLQEYAFGHAISSGDTDAVKLFLPYVKNITKPSCQYSEISLFYAIVNDDTRMIQLLIDNGADVNIPITFSRHETPIQYSLVLQKMNSAKKLIENGAIIKKDIGFQSLQFAIKNLNIEVVKFLINNQYNLNFQNKNGNTILHLMAKGIVEKNLTSIQIYIKRKEYVKRFPDTYVKAQEQVKRIKEHFYNYPKIAELLIQSGVDINIKNNYGKTALMIANENNIKIMIEVLKNVK; from the coding sequence TTGAAAAATAAATTTACTTTATTTATAAAAATATCTCTATACATATTTTTTATGTTTTCAAACGGATATGCAGGAAATAATCCAAACTTGGAGAACAATGAACCTGAAATTTTTAAAGCGATAGATTCAAAAGACTATAAAAAACTTAATCAACTTTTGAAAAATGGTGTTAGCCCATGCATAAAAAAAATAACATATAAAAAGAAAGCCGTTCTACAAGAGTATGCTTTTGGTCATGCTATCTCTTCAGGTGATACTGATGCGGTAAAACTTTTTTTACCATATGTTAAGAATATCACAAAACCATCTTGTCAATATTCTGAAATCTCATTATTTTATGCAATAGTAAACGATGATACTAGAATGATTCAACTTTTAATAGACAATGGTGCAGATGTGAATATTCCAATAACTTTTAGTAGACATGAAACACCTATTCAATACTCTCTAGTATTGCAAAAAATGAACTCTGCAAAAAAGCTCATTGAAAACGGTGCAATTATAAAAAAAGATATAGGCTTTCAATCACTACAATTTGCTATAAAAAATTTAAATATTGAAGTAGTGAAATTTTTGATTAACAATCAATATAATTTAAATTTTCAAAATAAAAATGGTAATACAATACTTCACTTGATGGCAAAAGGCATTGTAGAAAAGAACTTAACAAGTATCCAAATATATATAAAAAGAAAAGAGTATGTAAAACGATTCCCGGATACTTATGTGAAGGCACAGGAACAAGTCAAAAGAATCAAAGAACATTTTTATAATTATCCAAAAATAGCTGAACTTCTTATACAAAGTGGAGTAGATATTAATATAAAAAATAATTATGGTAAAACAGCACTAATGATTGCCAATGAGAACAACATAAAAATAATGATTGAAGTTTTAAAGAATGTAAAATAA
- a CDS encoding type II toxin-antitoxin system Phd/YefM family antitoxin: MQIVEDIKPITYLKSRAADVLKHINETHRPMIITQNGEAKAVICDPKSYEDMRNAISILKLLSFAEEDIKEGNLHSEEDVFKSVEELLNR; this comes from the coding sequence ATGCAAATTGTTGAAGATATAAAACCTATTACATATTTAAAAAGTAGAGCGGCTGACGTTCTCAAACATATTAACGAAACACACCGACCAATGATTATTACTCAAAATGGCGAAGCGAAAGCTGTAATTTGCGATCCAAAAAGTTATGAAGATATGCGAAATGCCATCTCAATACTTAAACTTCTTTCATTTGCTGAGGAAGATATAAAAGAGGGAAATCTTCACTCAGAAGAAGATGTGTTTAAATCTGTTGAGGAACTTCTTAATAGATGA
- a CDS encoding type II toxin-antitoxin system RelE/ParE family toxin: protein MNKTYKVQWTSNAKEDLLNIVEYMKEIYQKIKTKANSSNFFPLRGRVVPELQKEGITMYRELIASPWRIMYKVDSDTIYIMAIFDSRQNVEELLLQKLIRSSILTKKNSQ from the coding sequence ATGAATAAAACATATAAAGTTCAATGGACTTCAAATGCGAAAGAAGACCTCTTAAATATTGTTGAATATATGAAGGAAATTTATCAAAAAATAAAAACTAAAGCTAACTCTAGTAACTTTTTTCCATTAAGAGGCAGAGTTGTACCTGAACTTCAAAAAGAAGGCATTACAATGTATCGCGAACTTATTGCTTCCCCTTGGCGGATTATGTATAAAGTTGATAGTGATACTATTTATATAATGGCTATTTTTGATTCACGGCAAAATGTAGAAGAGTTACTACTACAAAAACTGATAAGAAGTTCAATACTAACAAAAAAGAATAGCCAATAA
- a CDS encoding helix-turn-helix domain-containing protein, with product MNIKPIKNEQNYNEALQRIENLMSAKPNTPEMDELEVLTTLVEAYEEKHYKIEAPDPIEAIKFRMEQEGLKQKDLVSIVGSKSRVSEILNKKRKLTIEMIRNLHKQLHIPVESLFLDYKTNCA from the coding sequence ATGAATATTAAACCAATCAAAAATGAGCAAAACTATAATGAAGCACTGCAAAGAATTGAAAATTTAATGAGTGCCAAACCAAATACACCAGAGATGGATGAACTAGAAGTCTTAACAACTTTAGTAGAGGCTTATGAAGAAAAACACTATAAAATCGAAGCACCTGACCCAATAGAAGCTATTAAGTTTAGAATGGAGCAAGAAGGCTTAAAACAAAAAGACTTAGTTTCTATTGTTGGAAGTAAATCTAGAGTATCTGAAATTTTAAATAAAAAAAGAAAACTCACTATTGAGATGATAAGAAATTTACATAAGCAGTTGCACATACCAGTAGAAAGTCTTTTTTTAGACTACAAGACTAACTGTGCTTAA
- a CDS encoding type II toxin-antitoxin system RelE/ParE family toxin, giving the protein MAFTLEWSEEALEDIESIATYIEKDSPTYAKSVVSKFFEKAEILQGFSELGRKVPEFNDTKIREIFVYSYRLIYKLNGDSILFVAVVHGKRLLENHQQSITKQSSQ; this is encoded by the coding sequence ATGGCTTTCACACTAGAGTGGTCAGAAGAAGCTCTTGAGGATATTGAGTCAATTGCAACTTACATAGAAAAAGATTCCCCAACCTATGCTAAATCTGTAGTTTCAAAGTTTTTTGAAAAAGCAGAGATATTACAAGGATTTTCAGAACTAGGGCGAAAAGTTCCTGAATTTAATGACACAAAAATTCGAGAAATTTTTGTTTATAGTTATAGACTTATCTATAAATTGAATGGAGATAGTATTTTGTTTGTGGCAGTAGTTCATGGAAAAAGACTTCTTGAAAATCATCAACAAAGTATAACAAAACAGAGTAGCCAATAA
- a CDS encoding Rho-binding antiterminator: MISCQQYDYIEIACMYHYSVKLTMKSGSVFEGKALDTARNENHQECIKIKTENHEVLVVLDEISTLETAIKNPYFKIISFV, translated from the coding sequence ATGATTAGCTGTCAACAATACGACTATATTGAAATAGCATGTATGTACCACTACTCTGTTAAATTAACCATGAAATCAGGTTCTGTTTTTGAAGGAAAAGCACTTGATACAGCCCGTAACGAAAATCATCAGGAATGTATCAAAATAAAAACCGAAAATCATGAAGTATTGGTTGTACTTGATGAAATCAGCACACTTGAAACTGCCATAAAAAATCCATATTTTAAGATTATTTCCTTCGTTTAA
- a CDS encoding NifU family protein: MSETTTEKVDFDNMSVIQKINAVDKIIDEKIREFLHADGGDLDFIDLKETNGLTDIYISYVGACGSCASSGGTLTSIQRILNGQLETDNIRVYAV, translated from the coding sequence ATGAGCGAAACAACAACGGAAAAAGTGGACTTTGACAACATGAGTGTCATCCAAAAGATTAATGCTGTAGATAAAATTATAGATGAAAAAATCAGAGAATTCTTACATGCAGATGGCGGGGATCTGGATTTTATAGATCTTAAAGAGACAAACGGTCTGACTGATATTTATATCTCATATGTCGGGGCCTGCGGATCTTGTGCAAGTTCAGGAGGAACACTGACTTCCATTCAGAGAATTTTAAACGGTCAACTCGAAACCGACAATATCAGAGTATATGCAGTTTAG
- a CDS encoding NAD(P)-binding domain-containing protein: MAQNNPKTVDLAIIGAGPGGMAAAIEAKLAGIENVMVIDKAPHHNDMIHKFYKKGKRVDKDWMGIKFEFTGNVTFEECSKEDYIQQMNDKLSEAGVLDKFEYNHEIIRIEKEEDGLFSIVYATDGIAEALENMKAKNVILSVGRMGKPNKPKYKFPKELKSVLNFNLSKVQNGEHVMIVGGGDTAGEYAYGLIEMEGMEDCVVTLNYRQAEIKRMNPTNTEMCMKYLNNGKLINKLGVDVASVEPGIERAIKVNFTDGTTGEYDRAVYALGGTTPKDILVNSGVKTGEWDVPVYDEKTFETNVKGLYTIGDVVTDQGSIALAFNHASDAVKDIASKLK, translated from the coding sequence ATGGCGCAAAATAATCCAAAGACAGTAGACCTGGCAATAATAGGTGCAGGTCCTGGAGGAATGGCAGCTGCTATAGAAGCAAAACTGGCCGGTATCGAAAATGTTATGGTTATAGACAAGGCACCGCATCATAATGATATGATTCATAAGTTTTACAAAAAAGGCAAAAGAGTAGATAAAGACTGGATGGGAATCAAGTTTGAATTTACTGGCAATGTTACTTTTGAAGAGTGTTCAAAAGAAGATTATATTCAACAAATGAATGATAAATTAAGTGAAGCCGGCGTATTGGACAAATTTGAATACAACCATGAAATAATTAGAATTGAAAAAGAGGAAGATGGACTTTTTTCAATTGTTTATGCTACAGACGGCATAGCCGAAGCTCTTGAAAATATGAAAGCAAAAAATGTTATTCTTTCTGTTGGTCGCATGGGTAAACCTAACAAACCAAAATACAAATTTCCCAAAGAACTCAAAAGTGTACTTAACTTCAACCTTTCCAAAGTTCAAAACGGTGAACATGTAATGATAGTCGGTGGTGGAGATACCGCCGGTGAGTATGCCTATGGTTTAATTGAAATGGAAGGTATGGAAGACTGTGTTGTAACACTCAATTACAGACAGGCTGAAATAAAAAGAATGAATCCGACCAATACAGAAATGTGTATGAAGTACCTTAACAATGGCAAACTTATCAATAAACTCGGTGTAGATGTTGCAAGTGTTGAACCAGGTATAGAAAGAGCAATCAAAGTAAACTTTACAGATGGAACTACCGGTGAATATGACAGAGCAGTCTATGCACTTGGCGGTACTACTCCAAAAGACATCCTTGTAAATTCAGGTGTTAAAACAGGGGAATGGGATGTTCCGGTGTATGATGAAAAAACTTTTGAGACAAATGTAAAAGGTCTTTATACTATTGGTGATGTTGTTACGGATCAGGGAAGTATTGCACTTGCATTCAATCATGCAAGTGATGCTGTCAAAGACATTGCTTCAAAGTTAAAATAG
- a CDS encoding type II toxin-antitoxin system HigB family toxin, whose product MRIISKKKLKDFYEQPKYTDSKNPLEAWHKEVLKLDWNNPNEVKEMYRSASIIGNEKVVFNIAGNKYRLIVSINYYAKIVFVKFIGTHKQYDKVNMEDL is encoded by the coding sequence ATGAGAATAATTTCAAAGAAAAAACTAAAAGATTTTTACGAGCAGCCAAAATACACAGATTCTAAAAATCCTTTAGAAGCTTGGCATAAAGAAGTTCTAAAACTTGATTGGAATAATCCAAATGAAGTAAAAGAGATGTATCGAAGTGCTAGTATTATTGGAAATGAAAAAGTTGTTTTCAATATTGCTGGAAATAAGTATAGATTGATAGTTTCAATAAACTATTATGCAAAAATTGTTTTTGTAAAATTTATTGGAACACATAAACAATACGATAAAGTTAATATGGAGGATTTATAA